A single window of Flagellimonas maritima DNA harbors:
- a CDS encoding cytochrome-c peroxidase — MTFQKIALILTLCILLCSCKNEQKYTLVDNQQTSSKVEINWSLAQAHYLQNMTDAMSYLDSLAKFESDSPQAKKWFIKTRQAFKRAEPYASYLNPEVGHRANGPALPIVTDDTQKVLRPFGLQKIEESIYEGGESKEQYQKEIRLTHGLFKNLKKNIQKRELTPQRFFIATHQQLMRIISLGISGFDTPVSQLGLGETTISLQSLKEIYNSSIRSLVTAKNQKLDSTFHKNIDKAVNYLNANPNFETFDRFTFIRDFMNPITRNWVEIRKTADIWKPVNSKPFNFDAPTFFEEDSFNVEFFTPPVNRNPTEKRIALGKKLFFDANLSKSGKMACVTCHNPKKGWADGMVVNKDNIGKPLKRNTPTLINAAYQQSFFWEGRAPTILNQINAVFNNKKEFNSSVHEFSKEILIDSTYAELFKEAYGGIGTKNTTIVRAISSYIATLKGFNSKFDRNIRGEEDSFTEQEKLGFNLYMGKALCATCHFIPLTNGTVPPFFSEHEKEVIGVPETAANNELDDDLGFYLLPNSQLEVYKGMFKTPTVRNSEVTAPYMHNGVYNTLEEVMNFYNLGGGGGLGFDLPYQTLPFDNLQLTKQEEKALVVFMKTLTDVEIGEEY, encoded by the coding sequence ATGACATTTCAAAAGATTGCTCTCATTCTTACACTTTGCATACTATTATGCTCATGTAAAAATGAGCAAAAATACACACTGGTAGACAATCAACAAACTTCCTCTAAAGTTGAAATAAATTGGTCTTTGGCACAGGCACACTACCTACAAAACATGACTGATGCAATGTCTTATCTGGATAGTCTTGCAAAATTTGAATCAGACAGTCCCCAAGCTAAAAAATGGTTTATAAAAACCAGACAAGCTTTTAAAAGGGCTGAACCTTATGCCTCTTACCTAAACCCTGAAGTAGGGCATAGGGCCAACGGTCCGGCATTGCCCATAGTAACGGATGATACCCAGAAAGTTCTGCGCCCATTTGGACTTCAAAAAATTGAGGAAAGCATCTATGAAGGTGGAGAAAGTAAAGAGCAATATCAAAAAGAAATACGACTTACCCACGGTCTTTTCAAAAATCTTAAGAAAAATATTCAAAAAAGGGAATTGACGCCACAACGTTTTTTTATAGCTACACATCAACAATTAATGCGGATAATAAGTCTGGGAATTTCAGGATTCGACACTCCTGTTAGTCAATTGGGCCTAGGTGAAACAACAATTTCTCTGCAAAGCCTAAAAGAGATTTACAATAGCAGTATTCGGAGTCTTGTAACAGCCAAAAATCAGAAACTTGACAGCACATTTCATAAAAATATTGATAAAGCGGTAAATTATCTTAATGCCAATCCAAACTTTGAAACTTTTGACAGATTTACCTTTATTCGGGATTTCATGAATCCCATTACCCGAAACTGGGTAGAAATTAGAAAAACAGCAGATATCTGGAAACCTGTTAATAGTAAGCCCTTTAATTTTGATGCGCCGACCTTTTTTGAGGAAGATTCGTTCAATGTTGAATTTTTTACACCTCCCGTAAATAGAAATCCTACCGAAAAACGAATTGCCCTAGGAAAAAAACTCTTTTTTGACGCCAACTTATCCAAAAGTGGAAAGATGGCCTGTGTTACCTGCCATAATCCTAAAAAAGGTTGGGCGGACGGAATGGTAGTGAACAAAGACAATATTGGCAAACCATTGAAAAGAAATACACCAACGTTGATCAATGCAGCATATCAACAAAGTTTTTTTTGGGAGGGTAGGGCCCCAACAATTCTGAATCAAATAAATGCGGTATTTAACAATAAAAAAGAGTTCAATAGTTCGGTGCATGAATTTTCAAAAGAAATTTTAATCGATTCCACTTATGCAGAACTATTTAAAGAGGCCTATGGAGGTATTGGAACAAAAAACACAACTATAGTTCGTGCCATTTCCTCTTATATTGCTACACTAAAAGGTTTTAATTCCAAGTTTGACCGTAACATCCGTGGTGAAGAAGATTCTTTTACTGAACAAGAAAAATTGGGTTTCAATTTGTATATGGGAAAAGCATTATGCGCCACCTGTCATTTTATTCCATTGACCAATGGTACCGTTCCACCTTTCTTTTCAGAACATGAAAAAGAAGTTATTGGTGTTCCTGAAACTGCTGCCAATAATGAATTGGATGATGACTTGGGATTTTATTTATTGCCAAATTCACAGCTGGAAGTCTACAAGGGGATGTTTAAAACACCAACAGTCAGGAATTCTGAAGTTACAGCACCCTATATGCACAATGGAGTATATAATACCTTGGAAGAAGTCATGAATTTTTACAATCTTGGCGGGGGTGGAGGACTAGGTTTCGATTTGCCCTATCAAACCCTTCCATTTGATAACCTTCAATTGACAAAACAAGAAGAAAAGGCACTAGTTGTTTTTATGAAAACGCTAACCGATGTTGAAATAGGAGAGGAGTACTAA
- a CDS encoding TIGR02757 family protein, producing the protein MTKTELKTFLDEKVAQYNHPKFLEEDPLQIPHRFSKKEDIEISGFLTATIAWGNRKSIINNASRLMELLDNAPHDFVLNHSETDLEKLIPFVHRTFNGHDLQYFIKSLQNIYINHDGLESIFVKHQNTDSLQSAISNFKIQFFELPHEIRTMKHVSDPIKGSAAKRINMFLRWMVRDGSTGVDFGIWKSLKPNQLSCPLDVHSGNVARKLKLLRRKQNDAKALEELDRNLRKLDPMDPVKYDFALFGLGVFEKF; encoded by the coding sequence ATGACCAAAACTGAACTAAAGACTTTTTTGGACGAAAAGGTAGCACAATACAATCATCCCAAGTTTTTAGAAGAAGACCCGCTACAAATTCCACATCGCTTCTCCAAAAAAGAGGATATTGAAATCAGTGGTTTTTTAACCGCAACCATAGCTTGGGGAAACCGAAAAAGTATTATTAATAATGCGTCAAGATTAATGGAACTTCTGGACAATGCCCCCCATGATTTTGTACTCAACCATTCAGAAACGGATTTGGAAAAATTGATTCCTTTTGTGCATAGAACCTTTAACGGTCATGATTTACAGTATTTTATAAAAAGTCTTCAAAATATCTATATCAATCATGATGGCCTGGAATCAATATTTGTAAAACATCAGAATACAGACTCGCTACAATCTGCCATATCCAATTTTAAAATCCAATTTTTTGAATTGCCCCATGAGATTAGAACCATGAAACATGTTTCTGATCCCATTAAAGGCTCAGCAGCAAAACGAATCAATATGTTCCTGCGATGGATGGTAAGGGATGGAAGCACGGGCGTGGATTTTGGTATCTGGAAAAGTTTAAAACCAAATCAACTCTCATGTCCGCTGGATGTTCATTCTGGCAATGTTGCCAGAAAACTAAAATTACTGCGACGAAAACAAAACGATGCCAAGGCCCTGGAAGAACTCGATAGAAACTTGAGAAAACTAGATCCAATGGACCCGGTTAAATATGATTTCGCACTTTTTGGACTTGGGGTGTTCGAAAAATTTTAG
- a CDS encoding ABC transporter ATP-binding protein, translated as MIKASNIKKSYGNLQVLKGVDLEIKKGEIVSIVGASGAGKTTLLQILGTLDAPINMEDSFLSINDIIVTQLNDKNLARFRNEHIGFIFQFHQLLPEFTALENVCIPAFIKRTPKTEAEKRAKELLDFLGLSDRYHHKPNELSGGEQQRVAVARSLINNPSVILADEPSGNLDSESADNLHKLFFELRDEFGQTFVLVTHNLELADMADRKLTMVDGLIVS; from the coding sequence ATGATAAAGGCCAGCAATATTAAAAAAAGTTACGGAAATCTACAGGTTTTAAAAGGTGTTGATCTAGAAATAAAAAAAGGCGAGATCGTATCTATTGTAGGAGCTTCAGGGGCAGGCAAAACAACTTTATTACAAATTTTGGGCACGTTGGATGCACCAATAAATATGGAGGACAGCTTTTTGTCCATCAATGATATTATTGTTACACAACTCAATGATAAAAATCTGGCACGTTTTAGAAATGAACATATCGGTTTCATTTTTCAGTTTCATCAATTATTACCGGAATTTACCGCATTGGAAAATGTTTGTATCCCCGCATTTATAAAGAGGACTCCAAAGACGGAAGCAGAAAAAAGGGCAAAAGAGCTTTTGGATTTCTTGGGGCTATCAGATAGATATCATCATAAACCCAATGAATTGTCAGGTGGTGAGCAACAGCGTGTGGCCGTGGCCCGTTCTTTGATCAACAACCCTTCTGTAATTCTTGCTGATGAGCCAAGTGGTAATCTGGATTCTGAAAGTGCGGACAATCTTCACAAACTTTTTTTTGAGCTCCGTGATGAATTTGGACAGACCTTTGTTTTGGTCACTCATAATCTGGAGTTGGCGGATATGGCCGATAGAAAGTTGACCATGGTAGACGGTTTGATCGTTTCTTGA
- the msrA gene encoding peptide-methionine (S)-S-oxide reductase MsrA, with the protein MNEQNKDSLETAIFAGGCFWCTEAVFQRLNGVQEVTSGYTGGTIKNPAYREICTGRTGHAEAIKIEFDPTLISYEELLEVFFATHDPTTLNRQGNDVGTQYRSEIFYTNREQEKKAGEFIALLERENVFSSPIVTAISEEKEFYLAEEDHQNYYNDNSNQPYCQFIIDPKIKKLNKYFSNKLNTVK; encoded by the coding sequence ATGAATGAACAAAATAAAGATTCTTTAGAAACCGCCATATTCGCTGGTGGTTGTTTTTGGTGTACTGAAGCTGTCTTCCAAAGACTTAATGGGGTACAAGAAGTAACTTCCGGTTATACGGGCGGAACAATAAAAAATCCTGCATACAGAGAAATATGCACAGGTAGGACCGGCCATGCCGAAGCTATAAAAATAGAATTTGACCCTACTTTAATTTCTTATGAGGAGCTGTTAGAAGTATTTTTTGCCACACATGACCCTACCACACTAAATAGGCAGGGCAATGATGTTGGCACACAATACAGAAGCGAAATTTTTTACACAAATAGGGAGCAAGAAAAAAAGGCAGGGGAGTTTATAGCACTTTTGGAAAGGGAAAATGTATTCAGTTCTCCAATAGTAACTGCAATTTCTGAAGAAAAAGAATTTTACCTAGCTGAGGAGGATCATCAGAATTATTATAATGATAACTCAAATCAACCTTATTGTCAATTCATAATCGACCCTAAAATCAAGAAATTGAATAAATATTTTTCAAATAAACTAAATACTGTTAAATAG
- the folE gene encoding GTP cyclohydrolase I FolE → MAPYQNMEEYNITITNDIKERFSKIIGEIGEDVSRDGLLKTPERAAKAMLFLTQGYQQDAAEILKGAMFEEEYDDMVIIKNIELYSLCEHHMLPFFGKAHVAYIPNGHIVGLSKIPRIVDVFARRLQVQERLTHDILECLNNTLKPKGVAVVIEASHMCMMMRGVQKQNSVTTTSGFRGQFEKIETRNEFLKLIGSDLS, encoded by the coding sequence ATGGCACCATATCAAAACATGGAAGAATATAATATCACTATTACCAATGATATCAAAGAACGTTTCTCAAAAATTATCGGAGAGATAGGGGAGGATGTCAGCCGTGATGGACTTTTAAAAACCCCAGAACGTGCGGCCAAAGCGATGCTGTTTTTAACACAGGGGTATCAACAAGACGCAGCAGAGATTTTAAAAGGTGCAATGTTCGAGGAAGAATACGACGATATGGTTATTATAAAAAATATTGAGCTGTACTCTTTGTGCGAACATCACATGCTCCCATTTTTTGGTAAAGCCCATGTGGCTTACATACCCAATGGACATATTGTTGGACTGAGCAAAATTCCACGAATCGTAGATGTTTTTGCAAGGAGATTACAGGTGCAAGAACGTTTGACACATGATATTCTGGAATGTCTCAACAATACACTAAAACCTAAAGGTGTTGCAGTCGTTATCGAGGCTTCGCATATGTGCATGATGATGCGCGGCGTACAGAAACAGAATTCCGTTACGACCACATCAGGATTTAGGGGACAGTTTGAAAAAATAGAAACGAGGAACGAGTTTCTTAAACTTATTGGATCGGATTTATCCTAG
- a CDS encoding MerC domain-containing protein, with protein MAISLKFSAQSDTWGSFASSLCLVHCLATPFLFAAHTGHVQGHHSSPFWWGFLDILFIIISLLAVFWSVRNTSKYWMKFALWVSWIFLATVILNEKLELVLLAEEIIYVPSLALVVLHLYNRKYCQCGNNGCCANALPTKNE; from the coding sequence ATGGCCATTTCATTAAAATTTTCCGCTCAGTCAGACACATGGGGTTCTTTTGCCAGTAGCTTGTGCCTTGTACATTGCTTGGCCACCCCTTTTTTATTTGCTGCACATACAGGTCACGTGCAGGGTCATCACAGCAGTCCATTTTGGTGGGGGTTTCTGGATATACTTTTTATAATTATATCACTTTTAGCGGTGTTTTGGTCGGTAAGAAACACTTCAAAATACTGGATGAAATTTGCCTTATGGGTTTCTTGGATATTTCTTGCAACGGTTATCTTGAATGAAAAGCTGGAACTGGTTCTGCTTGCCGAGGAAATAATCTACGTACCCTCCCTCGCTTTGGTGGTATTGCATCTTTATAATAGAAAATACTGTCAATGTGGAAATAATGGATGTTGTGCCAATGCACTACCAACCAAGAATGAATAA
- a CDS encoding DUF5829 family protein, translating into MNVRELSYLVIVLLLTSCQEKVRKSYDASIVDREKIDEAFNHNVSQVSFNHLYVVLDSVTYSQFTQHDFLKETYSSIDGGLPDFKAVDDRTTSCYLRGHKHFIELLGPNNEYNEPVGKSGIGFALRNKGEHFHLGVTPKLKQTGKPYLNFSETVEVPLRKENITWFKAFYSPTSRTSLHTWYAFYNPAFLDGLHQKEHREYSREAFLKVSYSKKQLFEGITGIIMTCTLKDYKRIAQEMRQLGCKLLSKKDKSLKIASGDISITITPSDTIAFSRINEIHCSLNTADTSITKLGNLTISNMGNQSIWNLKNLYKDYP; encoded by the coding sequence ATGAATGTACGCGAACTTAGCTATCTGGTGATAGTACTGTTGTTGACTTCTTGTCAAGAAAAGGTCCGGAAAAGCTACGATGCTTCAATCGTTGATCGAGAGAAAATCGATGAAGCTTTTAATCATAACGTATCCCAAGTAAGCTTCAACCATTTGTATGTTGTCTTGGATAGCGTTACCTACAGCCAATTCACACAACATGATTTTTTAAAGGAGACTTATTCCTCCATTGATGGTGGATTACCCGATTTTAAGGCTGTTGACGACCGCACGACCTCGTGCTACCTCAGGGGGCATAAGCATTTTATAGAACTTTTGGGACCAAACAATGAATATAACGAGCCTGTGGGCAAAAGTGGAATCGGTTTTGCCCTTCGTAACAAAGGCGAGCATTTTCACTTAGGGGTGACACCTAAATTGAAACAAACGGGAAAACCATATTTAAATTTTTCCGAAACAGTTGAAGTGCCACTTCGGAAAGAAAACATTACGTGGTTCAAGGCTTTTTATTCCCCAACTTCCAGAACCTCTCTTCACACTTGGTATGCATTTTACAATCCAGCATTTTTGGATGGTCTACACCAAAAGGAACATCGAGAATACTCTCGGGAAGCCTTTTTAAAAGTATCCTATAGCAAAAAACAGTTATTTGAAGGTATCACCGGCATCATCATGACTTGTACGCTCAAAGATTATAAACGAATTGCTCAAGAAATGCGCCAACTGGGTTGCAAGCTACTATCAAAGAAAGACAAATCATTGAAGATTGCAAGTGGGGATATCTCCATTACTATCACACCTTCCGATACCATAGCATTCAGTCGTATTAACGAGATTCATTGCAGTTTAAATACCGCTGATACCAGTATCACCAAACTGGGCAACCTCACAATTTCCAATATGGGCAACCAATCTATATGGAACTTGAAAAACCTTTATAAAGATTATCCTTAA
- a CDS encoding DUF5916 domain-containing protein codes for MNRYNQSENMITSKYYRLFLLFLFLPALCGGATLLAQEKETDNFPPPEIPRTISATKTIGKLMIDGRLEEADWERAEPITNFFRVEPVQGGPIKNLTTVRVLYDEKNLYVGVFAADSLGKKGVRMQDLRRDFDNGENDVFGIQIDAQNTKQYAVSFQTTPHGNQLDLQSFNDNNTDEDWNALWRVRTQRTDKGYYAEFAIPFKSIRYDKPIEGKAVEWGITFYRLARKDFEKTVFPAIPQSFSENRMVYAAKLIGLEVPPPSANIRVEPYALYQYDENKTGEVLTEKLNEPKIGGDVKWAINPNAVLDLTINTDFAQADVDRAVNNLERFNIFFPERRQFFLENSGIWAGGGNFQVRPFFSRTIGLENTFNAAPAPLDAGARYTDRNENRTIAALAVRQRETDNSTGSTFGVARYTQNYGKENNIGAMITYRLDDSFDNLGINSRNNTTISIDGLIRPKSEITLSYLVSTSLDSETGDTGFSGRLFAGKRTNNYYMGYLNAFVSEDYAPDMGFVFQKDVMYHSPGGYAILRPKWLPFVRRWDPGAFFNYYHDFEDFGNFQQSSLYIFPIFTWFKDNSFVEASFTPTWQNINFDFAPLGLQIAQGDYSYTRYVLKYNTDQSKKFSGSIGYDFGDFYNGTRNTLEGGLRYAPLPHIALTADYEYNNINNVGVASNDLDTRLYTGGLRVALNPRVQLSTFYQYNSFDEQGRWNVRFSWEYMPLSFIYLVFNDTQTDLFDPIQQSTQFISKITFLKQF; via the coding sequence ATGAACCGTTACAATCAATCAGAAAATATGATTACAAGTAAATATTATCGGCTTTTTTTGCTTTTCTTGTTTCTACCTGCTTTATGTGGAGGAGCTACTTTATTGGCTCAAGAAAAGGAAACTGACAATTTCCCTCCACCCGAAATACCCAGAACTATTTCAGCCACAAAAACTATAGGAAAGTTAATGATTGACGGTCGCTTAGAAGAAGCGGACTGGGAACGTGCCGAACCAATCACCAATTTCTTTCGGGTAGAGCCTGTTCAGGGCGGTCCTATAAAAAACCTGACTACGGTTAGGGTACTTTATGATGAAAAAAACCTATATGTGGGGGTATTTGCGGCAGACTCCTTAGGAAAAAAAGGAGTACGAATGCAAGATTTACGCCGTGATTTTGACAATGGGGAAAATGATGTCTTTGGCATACAAATCGATGCACAGAATACCAAACAATATGCTGTTTCCTTTCAGACCACGCCGCATGGAAATCAATTGGATTTGCAGAGTTTCAATGATAACAATACTGATGAGGACTGGAATGCTCTCTGGCGTGTACGTACCCAACGCACCGATAAAGGGTATTATGCCGAATTCGCAATTCCTTTCAAGTCTATTCGCTATGATAAACCCATTGAAGGCAAAGCTGTTGAGTGGGGCATTACATTTTATCGCCTGGCTAGAAAAGATTTCGAAAAAACAGTCTTCCCTGCTATTCCACAGTCCTTTTCTGAAAACCGGATGGTCTATGCCGCTAAACTTATAGGTCTTGAAGTGCCACCACCATCGGCAAATATTAGGGTAGAACCCTATGCGCTCTATCAATACGACGAAAACAAAACTGGAGAGGTCCTTACAGAAAAATTGAACGAACCAAAGATTGGGGGTGATGTAAAATGGGCCATAAACCCCAATGCAGTGTTGGATTTGACCATTAATACAGATTTTGCCCAAGCTGATGTTGATCGGGCCGTCAACAACCTTGAACGCTTCAATATCTTTTTCCCCGAACGGCGACAGTTCTTTTTGGAGAATTCCGGTATTTGGGCTGGAGGCGGAAATTTTCAGGTACGGCCTTTTTTCAGCCGAACCATCGGCTTGGAAAACACCTTTAATGCAGCTCCCGCACCATTGGACGCAGGGGCACGATATACCGACCGTAACGAAAATAGAACGATTGCGGCTTTGGCCGTTCGCCAAAGGGAAACCGACAACAGTACGGGCAGTACTTTTGGAGTAGCGCGTTATACCCAGAACTATGGTAAAGAAAATAACATAGGGGCGATGATCACATATCGACTGGATGATTCCTTTGATAATCTGGGTATTAATAGTCGAAACAATACCACCATCTCCATTGACGGATTGATACGGCCGAAAAGCGAGATTACCCTATCCTATTTGGTCTCCACTTCATTGGATAGTGAGACCGGGGATACAGGATTTTCGGGACGCCTCTTTGCAGGTAAACGTACCAACAATTATTATATGGGTTATCTCAATGCCTTTGTCAGTGAAGATTATGCACCTGATATGGGTTTTGTATTTCAAAAAGATGTGATGTACCATAGTCCAGGGGGTTATGCAATTCTCAGACCAAAATGGCTTCCCTTTGTACGCCGATGGGATCCTGGGGCTTTCTTTAACTATTACCATGATTTTGAGGATTTTGGTAATTTTCAGCAATCAAGCCTTTACATCTTTCCCATTTTTACTTGGTTTAAGGACAACAGTTTTGTAGAGGCCTCCTTTACCCCTACTTGGCAAAATATTAATTTTGATTTTGCACCACTCGGACTTCAAATTGCACAAGGCGATTACAGTTACACGCGATATGTTTTGAAATATAACACCGACCAGTCCAAGAAATTCTCGGGGTCTATCGGTTACGATTTTGGTGACTTTTATAATGGTACAAGAAATACTCTTGAAGGAGGTTTGCGATATGCCCCTTTGCCCCATATTGCGCTGACCGCCGATTATGAGTACAATAACATTAATAATGTGGGAGTGGCAAGCAATGACCTGGATACTCGATTGTACACTGGAGGACTGCGCGTAGCACTCAATCCAAGGGTACAACTCTCTACCTTTTACCAGTACAATAGTTTTGATGAACAAGGCCGCTGGAACGTACGCTTTAGTTGGGAATATATGCCCTTATCTTTCATTTATCTGGTATTTAATGATACCCAAACGGATTTATTCGACCCTATTCAGCAGAGTACACAATTTATCAGTAAAATCACTTTTTTAAAACAGTTTTGA
- a CDS encoding TonB-dependent receptor, whose amino-acid sequence MDKFKSMLLKLSLVIGMLSAFQTVFAQQSFQGKVIDGLSQAPLMGASVSIIGAEKGTVTDGDGNFELNVPSFPVAIAVSYIGYGAVSITLETNPKEIVIRMTAETLNLDGVTLTALEGTRRLLETPASVSRITFADLERFDFRSPQQALSTMPGVKVESTTIGRYRIRIRGGNLGIVGHSDSYKMYWNGIPLTSAGGFPPLAYLDMGAVGSLDIIRGPSGSIYGGGLAGVALFENKVPEFGKTQLNLDGFSGSYGTTRAGISFATGGKNGDLRLQYSNVETDGYREEASSSNEFINLFGRVFPNDKQTISIVGIFGDRSYGIPGNLTAEQVAENPRQSNFSPELDNGLIGQLLMIGAGHQYRFNDKWKNNTTFNYQVLEGSFLIGNDFFVSADQNTTTTFSLRSANTYSFKPFNLPTDLVFGVEYTRGLGDVDVFSNGFESPIVNSREIINELVLGFVQAEIKLPARTTLTIGGSYNNFRLDFQEFLDTTGIQEFERKVNDFSPRIGVVKLLSEKIAVQGNISKGFAPPPRGAFENNNRTVNNDLQSTIGWNKELGIRGSVFDDKLNFDLTFYRMDENDVIVPRVVGTAGNLDFIENENAGAIDRQGIELALLYNLFDEENSLFPKSRIWANYNYMDHTFESYNSLTVDGEGNTVQVNFDGNRVPGIHLHSIVGGLDLATKWGLYFNGTYNFYDDIFLNNENSTKDNSYQLLDLKLGYTQGLLEGIRLNVFVGVNNALDEKYSQMHGLNSGFGGFFDPGMDRNYYVGTRIGYTF is encoded by the coding sequence ATGGACAAATTTAAAAGCATGCTATTAAAGCTATCACTCGTTATTGGGATGCTATCAGCATTTCAAACAGTGTTTGCACAGCAGTCTTTTCAAGGCAAAGTAATCGACGGGCTGAGCCAAGCACCATTGATGGGGGCATCTGTTTCAATAATAGGAGCAGAAAAAGGAACAGTAACCGATGGGGACGGAAACTTCGAGCTAAATGTACCCTCCTTTCCAGTAGCTATTGCGGTGTCCTATATTGGTTATGGAGCAGTAAGTATAACTCTTGAAACCAATCCAAAGGAAATTGTTATTCGTATGACAGCTGAGACCTTGAACCTGGACGGGGTGACCTTAACAGCATTGGAAGGTACAAGACGACTTTTGGAGACGCCTGCATCTGTTTCCCGTATTACTTTCGCCGATTTGGAACGTTTCGATTTTCGTTCTCCCCAACAGGCCCTAAGCACAATGCCGGGGGTTAAGGTGGAATCCACTACTATAGGTAGGTACCGAATTAGGATACGTGGGGGTAATCTGGGCATTGTTGGCCATAGTGATAGCTATAAAATGTATTGGAATGGGATACCATTAACTTCCGCAGGTGGTTTTCCACCCTTGGCCTACTTGGATATGGGTGCAGTCGGAAGCTTGGACATTATCCGTGGTCCTTCGGGGAGCATTTACGGAGGAGGTCTTGCGGGCGTTGCTTTATTTGAGAACAAAGTTCCCGAATTTGGAAAGACACAACTAAACTTAGATGGTTTTTCGGGGTCTTATGGTACTACTAGAGCTGGCATATCTTTCGCAACAGGTGGTAAAAATGGCGATTTAAGGTTGCAATACTCCAATGTGGAAACCGATGGGTATCGTGAGGAAGCATCATCTTCAAATGAATTTATCAATCTCTTCGGAAGAGTATTTCCCAACGATAAACAGACCATATCCATTGTTGGGATTTTTGGAGATAGAAGTTATGGCATTCCAGGCAACTTAACAGCGGAACAAGTAGCAGAGAATCCTAGACAATCCAATTTTTCACCAGAATTGGATAATGGATTAATCGGTCAACTTTTGATGATTGGAGCTGGGCATCAATATCGCTTTAACGATAAATGGAAGAATAATACCACATTCAACTATCAAGTATTGGAAGGATCCTTTCTTATAGGAAATGATTTTTTTGTTTCTGCCGATCAAAACACTACGACTACATTTTCACTAAGATCCGCCAACACTTATTCATTTAAACCGTTCAATTTACCGACAGATTTAGTTTTTGGAGTTGAGTATACCCGTGGTCTTGGTGATGTCGATGTATTCTCAAATGGTTTTGAAAGTCCAATAGTAAACAGTCGGGAAATCATCAATGAACTTGTTTTGGGCTTCGTCCAGGCCGAGATAAAACTTCCAGCAAGAACAACATTGACCATTGGTGGCAGCTACAATAATTTTAGATTGGATTTTCAGGAATTTCTAGATACAACTGGAATTCAGGAATTTGAGCGTAAGGTAAATGACTTTTCACCAAGAATAGGAGTGGTCAAACTACTGTCCGAAAAAATTGCTGTTCAGGGGAACATAAGTAAAGGTTTTGCACCACCACCTAGAGGCGCTTTTGAAAACAACAATCGCACAGTAAACAATGATTTGCAATCCACTATCGGTTGGAACAAAGAGTTGGGAATCAGGGGTTCCGTATTTGACGACAAGTTAAACTTTGACCTCACTTTTTACCGTATGGATGAGAATGATGTCATTGTACCACGAGTAGTGGGCACTGCGGGTAATCTTGACTTTATTGAAAATGAAAATGCAGGAGCCATTGACCGCCAGGGTATAGAATTGGCATTGCTATACAACCTGTTTGATGAAGAAAATTCGCTGTTCCCAAAAAGTCGGATATGGGCCAATTACAATTACATGGACCATACCTTTGAATCTTACAATTCATTGACCGTTGATGGAGAGGGTAATACAGTGCAGGTGAATTTTGATGGCAATAGGGTCCCTGGAATACACTTGCATAGCATTGTGGGAGGTTTAGATCTTGCTACAAAATGGGGTCTTTATTTTAATGGCACCTATAACTTCTATGATGATATATTCCTTAACAACGAAAACAGTACCAAAGACAATTCTTATCAATTGTTAGACCTTAAGCTGGGATACACCCAAGGACTGTTAGAGGGAATTCGTTTAAATGTATTTGTAGGTGTCAATAATGCCTTAGATGAAAAATATAGTCAAATGCATGGATTGAATTCGGGATTTGGTGGCTTTTTTGACCCTGGGATGGACCGGAATTATTACGTGGGAACTCGGATAGGATACACTTTCTAA